The genomic window ACTTCCGAAGCGCGCCGGACTTTTCCTGGCCCTCAACATGCGGCTGGTGTGCGCGAATGCAGGACACCTTGGCGCGAACCAGAGCGCGATAGACAAGATAATACCGCAGCACCCGCATTCCCGCGTAGTCTCCCGTTGCCTCAAGATATCGGTTCAGGAAGCGAAAAGCGAGCGTCCGAAGCTGGTGGTCAATCAAATCCATCGTCAGGAATGCCACTTCGTTCATGACGTCGATCCAGCGAAATTCCTCATTAAACTCGATGCAGTCAAACGGGGTCGGCACATCATCGAGCAATGCGATGTTGCCAAGATGCAGATCGCCGTGACATTCGCGAATAAAGCCGCCGCGTTTACGCGCATCGAATAACGCATAGAGCGCAGTGTGTTCGCGCTCGGTCCAGGCGCGGAGCTGTCGCAACAGCTCGCGCTGCGGCGTCGCTTGCGCGAGTTCCTGCATCTGGTCGAAATTCTGGATTGCGGGCGCCAATACCAGCTGCGGTGAGCCAAACCGCAGCTTCGTAGCGGCGCGCTCAATAGTGCAATGGAATTCGGCGACGACCCGCGCGAGAGAATCCACCTGCTTGGGCGTGAGCGTTCCGCTTTTCGCCATCCGGTCAAGCAAGGCCTGTTGCGGGAATTGGCGCATCTTGACTGCGAATTCGATGGCCGGCCCGGCGCCACCCAGCACCGGCTTTGACTCGCTGCCCGCGATAGGGATTACATCCAAATACAGTTGCGGTGCGGTGCGCCGGTTGAGACGCAGTTCTTCACAGCAGTAGAAACGCCGTGACTCGAGTGAGCGAAAATCCAGGAAACCAAGATTGACCGGTTTTTTTATTTTGTATGCGTAATCGCCGGTCAATAAAATCCAGGAAATATGCGTCTCCATCCGGTCCACGCGCTGGACCGGGTGCGGATAGCGGTTGGGCTCGCTCAGCGCCGCGATGAGTCTTTCAGAACTTGACTGCCCAGCGGCGAATGCACCCGGGGGCAGTTGGCCGCCGCTTGATTGCGTCATGGTTCCCGATAATTTTCTCGTTTAGCCGAGTTTCCCATCGAATGGGACGCGTTCACAACTCATCGTGTGAACGCAGCAGCTTATACGTGCAAAGTTTAAGCGTGTCGTTAAACACCACCCAGGCAAGCGCATACGCCCAGATCCAGAGCGCGTACTTCCACCCGACCGGCGTCACAAGGACGCCATACACAACGATGAGCGTCGCGAGCACCGCGGACCAGAAGCTGGCGTGCAGCAGGAGCCTGGACGGGAATGGGCGCTTCCAGAACCAGTCCTCGGTGCGCGTCAAGAAAATGGTTGCGTGGCCGGCCACCACCAGCTTGAGAAAGATCAGCGACTGGATCACGTCTTTTGGAAACTTCATCTCGACCAGGATGTAGAACAGGCCAAAAGATGCCACTATGCCGATGACGCCCAGAATGGTGGACACGGTGAGCAGCTCGGTCATGTTCCAGCGCACCGGCTGCTTCGACACTTTAGTGTGGTCATAAGCGATGGTGAGTATCGGGATGTCGTTAAGCAACGCCAGCAGAATGATCATCAGCGCCGTCACCGGATAGAAATTGAATAGCACGATGCTGGCAGTCATGAACAGGATAACCCGTATAGTCTCGGCAATGCGATAAATCGCGTAGCTCTTCATGCGCTCAAAAGTGATG from Burkholderiales bacterium includes these protein-coding regions:
- a CDS encoding AAA family ATPase; amino-acid sequence: MTQSSGGQLPPGAFAAGQSSSERLIAALSEPNRYPHPVQRVDRMETHISWILLTGDYAYKIKKPVNLGFLDFRSLESRRFYCCEELRLNRRTAPQLYLDVIPIAGSESKPVLGGAGPAIEFAVKMRQFPQQALLDRMAKSGTLTPKQVDSLARVVAEFHCTIERAATKLRFGSPQLVLAPAIQNFDQMQELAQATPQRELLRQLRAWTEREHTALYALFDARKRGGFIRECHGDLHLGNIALLDDVPTPFDCIEFNEEFRWIDVMNEVAFLTMDLIDHQLRTLAFRFLNRYLEATGDYAGMRVLRYYLVYRALVRAKVSCIRAHQPHVEGQEKSGALRKYQSRLQLAESLSAHSPRALIIMHGLSGSGKTTIAQSLLESLGAVRLRSDVERKRLHGLAPQARTDSSLAAGIYTPDETERTYNHLAELARQVIAADYPVIVDAAFLVRQQRELFRRLAREMEVPFVILSCTAPQAVLRDRIVRREREAKDASEAGLAVLEQQLATQEALGTDEVAHILNVAPQQVGTPQGKLAEQLALRLGLTGAG